The following are encoded together in the Juglans microcarpa x Juglans regia isolate MS1-56 chromosome 2D, Jm3101_v1.0, whole genome shotgun sequence genome:
- the LOC121248601 gene encoding protein ARABIDILLO 1 — translation MNPPTTSLSSPPSSSSSSSSSPQTLLALINNMLSILLLSSLTIKSFTGRWQVIHSKLTSLRSSLSSLSSSPHWSENPLLQSLLPSLLSTLQRLSSLSDCCSLSSFSGGKLLMQSDIDMASASLSHSLHDLDLLLRSGVLHQSNAIVLSHPGPCSSKDELSFFTRDLFTRLQIGGIECKTKALESLLQLLSDDEKSASLVAKEGNVGYLIHLLDFNNYGQNSIREHATAAISVLASANDESRKCVFEEGGLGPLLRILETGSMVLKERASAAVEAITADPENAWAVSAYGGVAVLIEACRSGSLVTQTHAVGAIRNVANVEDIKNSLAEEGAVPVLIQVLGSGATSSAQEKAANCLAILASSGEYFRALIVQQRGLQRLMHLMQEVSNSDTLEPVLRAISSLSGLDPSARLLSSSTTFIIQLGEFVKHGNVVLQQISASLLASLSISDGNKRAIGGCMGSLVKLMESPKPVGLQESAAEALVSLLTVRSNRKELVRDEKSVMRLVQMLDPKNEAVYSKKFPVMVVAATVGGGSSHGCRKRLVAAGAHHHLHRLAEMKVAGAHKALQRLSGNRIINTILGRTWRE, via the coding sequence ATGAATCCCCCCACCACCTCTCTTTCATCGccaccctcctcctcctcctcctcttcttcttccccacaAACCCTCCTCGCCCTCATCAACAACATGCTCTCcatcctcctcctctcctccctTACCATCAAATCCTTCACCGGTCGCTGGCAGGTTATCCACTCCAAGCTCACCTCCCTCcgttcctctctctcctccctctcctcctcccctCACTGGTCAGAAAACCCTCTTCTCCAGTCTCTCCTCCCCTCCCTTCTCTCTACTCTTCAGCGCCTCAGCTCCCTCTCCGACTGTTGCTCCCTCTCCTCCTTCTCCGGCGGCAAGCTCCTCATGCAGAGTGACATCGACATGGCTTCCGCTTCTCTCTCCCACTCCCTTCACGACCTCGACTTGCTCCTCAGATCCGGTGTCCTCCACCAATCCAACGCCATCGTTCTCTCTCACCCGGGCCCCTGCTCTTCCAAAGATGAATTGTCCTTCTTTACCAGAGATCTTTTTACCAGGTTACAAATCGGAGGAATCGAGTGTAAGACAAAGGCTTTGGAATCCTTGCTTCAACTTCTCTCCGACGATGAGAAATCCGCCAGTTTGGTTGCCAAAGAGGGAAACGTGGGGTATCTGATTCACCTGCTGGACTTCAACAACTATGGCCAGAACTCGATCCGAGAACATGCTACGGCGGCCATATCAGTGCTCGCCTCTGCAAACGACGAGTCAAGGAAGTGCGTGTTCGAAGAAGGTGGTCTGGGGCCTTTGTTGCGGATTCTGGAGACTGGGTCAATGGTCCTTAAAGAGAGAGCTTCGGCTGCGGTAGAGGCCATCACCGCAGATCCCGAGAATGCGTGGGCCGTATCGGCGTACGGTGGCGTTGCGGTCCTCATCGAAGCCTGTCGATCTGGGTCTCTAGTGACTCAGACGCACGCTGTGGGTGCGATTAGAAACGTGGCTAATGTGGAAGACATCAAGAACTCTCTAGCAGAGGAAGGAGCGGTACCTGTACTAATTCAAGTATTAGGCTCGGGCGCCACAAGCTCCGCGCAAGAAAAGGCTGCGAATTGCCTAGCCATATTGGCCTCTTCCGGCGAATATTTTCGCGCATTGATAGTACAACAACGCGGATTGCAGAGATTAATGCATTTGATGCAAGAGGTCTCAAACTCGGACACACTGGAACCCGTTCTGCGGGCTATAAGCTCTCTTTCCGGATTAGATCCCTCGGCTCGGCTTCTGTCTTCATCGACCACATTCATTATACAGTTAGGCGAATTTGTCAAGCACGGGAACGTTGTCCTGCAGCAAATATCGGCGTCTTTGCTGGCCAGTTTATCAATCAGCGACGGTAACAAGCGAGCCATTGGTGGTTGCATGGGTTccttggtgaagctaatggagTCGCCTAAGCCGGTGGGATTACAAGAGTCTGCGGCGGAGGCGCTGGTGTCCCTGTTGACAGTAAGATCGAACAGGAAAGAGTTGGTGAGGGACGAGAAGAGCGTGATGAGGCTGGTGCAGATGCTGGACCCGAAGAACGAGGCGGTGTATAGCAAGAAGTTTCCGGTGATGGTGGTGGCGGCGACGGTGGGAGGAGGAAGCAGCCACGGGTGTAGAAAGAGGCTGGTGGCAGCTGGTGCTCACCACCACTTGCATAGGCTGGCGGAGATGAAGGTTGCCGGTGCCCACAAGGCCTTGCAGAGACTTTCCGGCAATAGGATCATCAACACCATCCTCGGAAGGACTTGGAGGGAATAA